One window of the Cryptomeria japonica chromosome 7, Sugi_1.0, whole genome shotgun sequence genome contains the following:
- the LOC131037133 gene encoding disease resistance protein RPV1 codes for MNTVLKDINKEKDHAKDLFCSHAFRGRDPPTAYEKLVQSFVESCGGLPLLLKVLGAHLYGRDAHYWELELEKVNNIQPKDIMHTLKISFDGLDSQEKQIFIDIACFFNEDIRYLLKNAALSIWKASGWSAELAVQTLQDKCLVEVGINDEFKMDDKLQDLGRQLADDLGPPRLWKPELLRSMEAMGFQQILAKTKGRCFHSFWDLSTITYFVASSNDSAETELLWLEIGDEEGILRYIPLWIPLQKLRYLAVTNVEDLLISFQQQMQVNTQASFDLRILCISRSPSLGNLPDLIGMLNHLEELYIEDSLENTDLTSLLQSLQQLSNLRLLELFRCGISSSGILNLSRGTNSPNFVPSRSSSMNSLETVKFTHLDNISELVKSGEVCPRLGSLEVFWMENLNEMFLEQLDRLNTLKVYKCAQLDTISVVSSVAGLQVWSKRMKSLESLERPCGLERIDIGECPELQSIEGLEELQGLKSLVIQVPEYGDPSVWDCISGLKRLPSQYAILIGKAVPKATHSLNVELFSKMVDVQTVSEEDGLEMRSSWSTITIYVVLVTSLNLLQLVYKSPRNSHLFLGEGDWLVTGLLMAHDGIVSLTGCKIQKGFMITFNKSEEGKALHALQIVLDRLYKVSMEPNL; via the exons ATGAATACAGTGTTAAAGGATATAAATAAGGAAAAGGATCATGCTAAAGATCTCTTCTGTAGCCATGCTTTCCGCGGACGGGATCCACCCACTGCATATGAGAAATTGGTTCAAAGCTTTGTGGAATCCTGTGGAGGATTGCCCCTGTTACTCAAAGTTCTGGGTGCCCATCTATATGGTAGGGATGCACATTATTGGGAGTTGGAATTGGAAAAGGTTAATAATATCCAGCCCAAGGATATAATGCACACACTTAAAATCAGCTTTGATGGTCTGGATAGTCAGGAGAAACAGATATTTATAGATATCGCCTGTTTTTTCAATGAGGACATCAGATATCTTCTGAAAAATGCGGCCTTATCAATCTGGAAAGCGTCCGGTTGGAGCGCTGAACTTGCCGTTCAAACCCTGCAAGATAAGTGCCTAGTGGAAGTGGGGATCAATGATGAGTTTAAAATGGACGATAAGCTCCAAGATCTGGGAAGGCAATTGGCAGACGACTTGGGCCCTCCTCGGCTGTGGAAACCAGAGCTTCTTAGATCTATG GAAGCAATGGGATTTCAGCAAATCCTAGCAAAAACAAAGGGCAGGTGTTTCCATTCGTTCTGGGATTTATCCACAATTACTTATTTTGTAGCTAGTTCAAATGACTCTGCTGAGACTGAACTCTTGTGGCTTGAAATTGGTGACGAAGAGGGCATATTAAGATACATTCCTTTATGGATTCCTCTACAAAAATTGCGCTATTTAGCTGTTACGAACGTCGAAGATTTGCTGATCAGTTTTCAGCAACAGATGCAGGTCAATACCCAG GCCAGTTTCGATTTGAGGATATTGTGTATCTCAAGGTCTCCCTCGTTGGGAAATCTTCCAGACTTAATAGGAATGTTGAATCATTTGGAAGAATTATACATAGAAGATTCATTGGAGAACACTGATTTGACATCCCTCCTACAATCACTTCAACAGCTGAGTAATCTTAGATTACTGGAATTATTTAGGTGCGGCATCTCTTCAAGTGGGATTTTGAATCTCAGCAGAGGTACAAATTCACCTAATTTCGTGCCTTCTAGAAGCAGCAGCATGAATAGCCTTGAAACGGTAAAATTTACCCATTTGGATAATATATCCGAATTGGTAAAAAGTGGAGAGGTGTGTCCCAGACTTGGATCATTGGAAGTTTTTTGGATGGAGAATCTAAATGAAATGTTCTTAGAGCAATTAGATAGACTAAATACTCTTAAAGTGTATAAATGTGCGCAATTGGACACAATATCAGTGGTATCTTCTGTAGCAGGGCTTCAAGTCTGGTCAAAACGCATGAAATCGTTGGAGAGCCTCGAACGCCCATGCGGTTTGGAGCGTATCGATATTGGTGAATGTCCTGAGCTGCAGAGTATAGAAGGCCTCGAAGAGTTGCAAGGATTGAAAAGTCTGGTAATTCAAGTGCCTGAATATGGAGATCCAAGTGTATGGGATTGCATTTCTGGACTGAAG AGGCTGCCGTCACAGTATGCCATTTTGATAGGGAAGGCAGTACCTAAAGCGACACACAGTTTGAACGTGGAGTTGTTTTCTAAAATGGTGGATGTCCAAACAGTCAGTGaggaggatgggttggagatgaGAAGTTCATGGAGCACAATCACTATATATGTTGTGCTTGTAACATCTTTGAACCTTCTTCAACTCGTATATAAAAGCCCCCGCAATTCTCATCTCTTTTTAGGTGAAGGAGATTGGTTGGTTACAGGTTTGCTCATGGCGCATGATGGTATTGTTAGCCTGACTGGTTGCAAAATACAGAAGGGGTTTATGATCACCTTCAACAAAAGTGAAGAAGGGAAAGCCTTACATGCATTGCAAATTGTTCTTGATAGATTATACAAAGTGAGTATGGAACCAAACTTGTAG
- the LOC131037138 gene encoding TMV resistance protein N-like: MASSSSSSNLLYDAFISHRGPDVNTLAKQLYKFLQERGCRAFLDCEEIEGEDPLPSAIQNGICSSRVQIAIFSKGYAESPWCLDELLLMLQQTDALFIPVFYDVQPWELRHIWNVNSQYAAAFFDYERQGRNLDKLGKW; this comes from the coding sequence ATGGCTTCCTCCTCCTCATCGTCCAACCTCCTATACGATGCATTCATCAGTCACAGAGGCCCTGACGTCAATACTCTTGCTAAACAGCTTTATAAATTTCTTCAGGAAAGAGGGTGCAGGGCATTTCTAGACTGTGAAGAGATAGAAGGGGAAGATCCATTACCCTCTGCTATTCAGAATGGCATATGTTCATCTCGTGTGCAAATAGCCATTTTTTCCAAAGGATATGCAGAGTCCCCGTGGTGTTTAGACGAGCTGCTTCTTATGTTACAACAAACTGATGCTCTGTTTATTCCTGTCTTCTATGATGTCCAGCCGTGGGAGCTACGCCACATCTGGAACGTCAACTCGCAGTATGCTGCTGCGTTTTTTGATTATGAAAGGCAAGGCAGGAACCTTGATAAGCTTGGTAAATGGTAA